A region of the Littorina saxatilis isolate snail1 linkage group LG12, US_GU_Lsax_2.0, whole genome shotgun sequence genome:
ACAAGTCGCAAAAGGCGAAAATACACATTTAgtgaagctgtcgaactcacagaatgaaactgaacgcactgcaatttttcagcaagaccgtatactcgtagcatcgtcagtccaccgcttgtggcaaaggcagtgaaattgacaagaagagcggggtagtagttgcgctgagaaggatagcacgcttttctgtacctctcttcgttttaactttctgagcgtgtttttaatccaaacatatcatatctatatgtttttggaatcaggaaccgacaaggaataagatgaaagtgtttttaaattgagttcgaaaatttaattttgatcataatttttatatttttaattttcagagcttgtttttaatccaaatataacatatttatatgtttttgaaataatgaagaataagatgaacgtaaatttggatcgttttataattattatttttttttttaacaatgttcagatttttaatgaccaaagtcataaattaatttttaagccaccaagctgaaacgcaataccgaagtccggccttcgtcgaagattgcttggccaaaatttcaatcaatttgattcaaaaatgagggtatgacagtgccacctcaacttttacaaaaagccgaatatgacgtcatcaaagacatttatcgaaaaaatgaaaaaaacatccggggatatcattcccaggaactctcatgtaaaatttcacaaagatcggtccagtagtttagtgtgaatcgctctacacacacacacacacgcacagacagacagacacacacacacaccacgaccctcgtctcgattccccctttatgttaaaacatttagtcaaaacttgactaaatgtaaaaacaaagacagaaaaaaatgcaCATCAAATGCTGCCTTACTTACTTGGTAAGCTTTCTGCCAAACTTTGCTGCGAAGACCTGAAACCGATACATGTAGTATTTTCCCTGATTCCTGATATGCTACATAGCCATAAGTTATCCTCATGTATAAAATCCTTACTAGAGTAGCTAGCTCTTTTCCACCAAACTTTCTAATGTTACTGCGCTGGAACCCAGCTTACAAGACGTCTAAGAGACAGACAATCTGGTCTCaaaaggaagggagtcttataatggagggaACATTTACAAactacatttctttctttctttctttctttggtgtttaacgtcgttttcaaccattcaaggttatatcgcgacggggaaaggggggagatgggatagagccacttgtcaattgtttcttgttcacgaaagcactaatcaaaactttgctccaggggcttgcaacgtagtgcaatatattaccttactgggagaatgcaagtttccagtacaaaggacttaacatttcttacatactgcttgactaaaatctttacaaaaattgactatattctatacaagaaacacttaacaagggtaaaaggagaaacagaatccgttagtcgcctcttacgtcatgctggggagcatcgggtaaattcttccccctaacccgcggggggtacataCATTTACAGAAACTCTGAATAACTAGGTCCAAAAGACTGACAATCTGGTCTCAAAAGgcagggagtcttacaatggagggaatatgtgaccctccaccacggaatgagtcgcatgtcacctttgcatgattttcatatttttacaagagttttttatgctctgtccagtggtgaaaaccgttttaaaaaagagcgaacactgtttgagttataagcctgtgactaaggtgaccctcacagtATTaacagacactccccggacttgtattaagcctagcgcagaatcgcgcgaggtgacatgcgactcattttgtggtggaggatCACATATTTACAAAGTGCATCAAGAGAAACTGCATAACTAGTGTCAAAGGagggggggtttcactgtacggTGAGATGCATCATTCCTGCATCTCAACTTCATCATCAGCCTTCTCACTGGCAGTGATCACCAACTTCTCCGCAAACTCGTGCAAGTCCTCATTCTCAATCTTTTCACTGCCTCTTTCGCCTTTATCCGCCTCAACAGACTTCACCCACACCGCCTTCGCTGGGATGTTGGCATCTGCAGCAGTTGTCAGTGGCGGGAAATGATGATCGACGTCTTCTCCAGGCAGTAATGTGGCACCGTTAGTCTGCTCAAAGGACAGGTTGGCTTTGGAGTCTGGCGTAGTGGCGTAGCCCTGATCAGATGGTGTGCTGACTATGCTGGCAGGCAAAGACTGCTTGCTGCAAAATGAGGAACGCACATCTTGTAGTTTTTATCATACAACCAAGTTTGCTGTCACCTTTCAGCTGCACAGCCTAGAAAAGACATTTTGTGCACCAGCACAGTTTGCTGCCCAAGCATAATACGGTGTTGTGCCTGATCTCCTTTTTCGATCACTGACGCATACTTTTTTGATCTGGTCCATTGCTCTGGCCTTGGCAGGTCGAGTGTCTGATCATTTTAACATGAAGGAGCTCTTCTGACTGAACGATTTTTGCTTGTAGGACATTCAGGCAAACATAAATGTTCAGTTTTGGTCCAACTGACTTGTGGTCCCCTtcgtctgggaacaacacttaAATTGTCAAAGTtgtcaatttaaaaataaaaggcTACTTTAAATTCAAAGCTTTCACAAGAGAAAGCTTTCGAAATCAGATGCAGTGATCTCATTCAATAGTAACCTACCCTTCTTTTTCCGTCAAGGAGGTTCATTAGATTATACGTATTTTCCAAACAACGAAACCATAATTGTGAGTTTCCTGGGACTTGTGGTGagttattgaaaaaaaaaatgaaaaaatatggATGGCTCATCTGTTGTCAACAGAAGTGAAGATATTTACGTTAGGTTATGGTATGATTCCTTCCGATTACAATACTTGaagaggtaaaaaaaaatcatcattTTCTTAGGCAAatttatttcaacaaaatgGCGAGAGTTTCCATAGTGATACTACAAGCTGCACTCCTAAGTTTCTATAACGCAAACATTTAAAATGACAAACCTGGGTGAAGGAGTCCTGATCTCAGCACCATTTTCACGCAGACTCTCTTTGTTGGGTGTGTTGTCTTTGCTGGCGTGGGAATTGTCTTCACACGGGTTGTCAAAGTTGTGGAGATCCTTACGCCACTTGTGCACCAAAGAATCCCACTTACGCCGACTGTGGCTTGCTGTCTTATCTGGAGTCTGGGGGCACTTCTTACTGCGCTCTTCCCTGGCAAGACAAAAAAAGTAGATAAGATTTCATATACTCCTTTGAgattaccctcatggaaattagGGCTTCTTTCTCACTGCGGAAAGCGAGCTGCTATACAGTACGGCACTACCCATTTTTCTTCCTTtcgcatgcgtgtattcatttttccaagccctgagactttcgctgtgaacttgggttctttatcgtgcgcatgcgtgcacacgtgGGTTGTTCAGACATCatggagagtctgcacaaagtttaCTCTGGGAAGTAAATCCCTCTCCGAACGTGGGAATCGAACCCACGCCAACTGTTTTTTAAGCTAGCaccgctaccaactgagctatgtcccCGCCCCAAGGAGTAGTAGTTAAGTCTCCATGCAGTCACGAGATCATGAAATTGCAAAAATACttcccacacccccccccccccaacagcATGCCCCCCAACCTCAGAACatttttaaacaagtcgcgtaaggcgaaaatacaacatttagtcaagctcagtcgaactcacagaatgaaactgaacgcattgaattttttccgcaagaccgtacactcgtagcatcgtctgtccaccgctcgtggcaaaggcagtgaaattaacaatccagaaaagcgcggtagcggttgcgctgaggaggatagcacgcttttccatatttttattctttttaaactttctgaacgtgtttttaatccaaacatatcatatctatatggttttggaatcaggaaccgacaaggaataagatgaaattgtttttaaatcgatttcggaatttttattttaaccccttgactgcctgcTACGTGTGTCACTCGTAGGTACACTTGATATCCCGGACGCATATCTACGAGTCACATTCGTACTTAGCGCGTCGTTGGTTTATGAGAAgcacacacacgattaaaggGAGGCAAGTGCTGCCAGTGTTGGAAGAAAGACTGGGGAGGAGTTGCACACCTTTAACAATCTGGTTTCAGTTTATTTTTCCGCGAATTGAACTTGATTTCTCGAGATTACCAAAACAGAGTTATCAATGCGACCAAAGATGGCGGACCTCGGTGGATGTTCGAATTCTGGTGGAAGAAAACGGCCCTTCCAGCGCTTATCAGCTCTAGAAGTTTTGAATGAGATTATGAACGATGATGACAGTGTTGATGGGGATCTATATGATCATGGAGAGTCTTCAGGTTCGAGTGACGAAGATGAAAGAAGTGGTCACCATCCTCTTGTTGTGAGAAACGTGGTAGGTGCATCATGATCAGGTGATGGGGATTTTATACCAGGATTAtgtctgtccgagtgcttcAGGGCCTACCACACAAAGTTTGTGTTCTGGCAGTGACTTGGTGAGTAAACAGCTAATGTAAACCTCCCATCTTTTTGTCTTGGACATAATGTGACATATGAAAACGCTGATTTTCATACACAATGCACACGCTTTCAAGCACAATGCACACGCTTTCAAGCAGAATCACACTTTTAGTAATGTgttaatttaattttattttctaAAAGTTACATatctgatgaacatttgtgtaAAATTTGACATCTCtaattcaaaaaataaaaaagttatcGCACTTTTAGTAACAGTATACTGTGTTATGACTTTCGTCCCTGGCAAATAGAATGCAGCAAATGAAAAAAATCgcggcagtcaaggggttaatcataatttttatatttttaattttcagagcttgtttttaatccgaatataacatatgtatatgtttttggaatcagaaaatgatgaagaataagataagcgtaattttggatcgttttataaaaaaatatttttaattacaattttcagatttttaatgaccaaagtcattcattaatttttaagccaccaagctgaaatgcaataccaaagtccggccttcgtcgaagattgcttggccaaactttcaatcaatttgattgaaaaacaagaagagcaaacgctcgatcgagtcactttcgcagttctgaatattatatgaggcatcagatggacaggaagaaattgctattcacaacacaatgagtcacgttcacataaaatttgagcccggtcacttttatagtttccgagaaaagcccaacgttaagttgtgtgttgccgaacagaaaaggctagttatctcccttgtttttctgataacgttcgtaaaaggctacagatgtaaatactttgatgtaaagaataatcctacaaagtttcaatcacatccgatgaactttgtcaaagatataaaatgtctaatttttcctttgacgctgacctgtgaccttgaaaaaggtcaaaggtcaacgaaaccatcgttaaagtgtagaggtcattggaggtcacgactaaacaaaatatgagcccgatcgctttgatagtttccgagaaaagtccaacgttaaggtggtgtctacggccggccggccagggccggccggccggacagactaacactgaccgattacatagagtcactttttctcaactgactcaaaaagccggatatgacgtcatcaaagacatttatcgaaaaaatgaaaaaaagtccggggatatcattcccaggaactctcatgtaaaatttcataaagatcggtccagtagtttagtctgaatcgctctacacacacagacagacagacagacagacacacacatacaccacgaccctcgtctcgattccccctctatgttttgacaaaacttgactaaatgtaataaaaaagagATTCAAAATCGTGCAATCAGGGTTGGAAAAATGTTATGCCTGTCATTACTGTACATAAATAGtccccagacctgggaacccctgttttgcacttagagtattctcaaacaaacttggtgtattttcagaaaaatgagcgtactccacacagcatatgaacatccatgattaaagcatgcttcacacgcgtccgtcgcaccattaattaagtttacctatacatttaaaacaaatgcattttttcaatgtttactgacaaaaactgtaatcatgtgtcaaaatactggatcggcttcgagatgggcttgtgaagaataGTCTAGGAATGTTTCTGGTCGTatttttttttccactgaccgtactgatcgtattctcgacaatcatgcgtacaaaatatggcGACATCGTAAGGGTTCACAGGTCTGAGTCCCACTCAAATCGGGTATCTTCTGTCAGCACAACCATTGAAATACCTAATCTTCTTCAACGGCAAAGAGGGTCGACATTTTAGTCAAACTACTACATAAGACCAAAAGCCAACAGAAGGATTTCTTTACTTGTCCTCATCCTACAGGTCTTACTATAGGGTTTTAACGCTTCCTGCCACAGGACAGCTCCTGACGATGTGAACTCACACAAATTACccttgtaaaaaacaaaacaaactaagTGCTTACTTTTTGATTTGCTCAAGGTAGTTTGAGTAGCCTGAAGTGGACTTTCCGTAGTCGACGTCCTTTTGACGTCTGGCCAGCTGCTGCTTTGTCAGAGGCTTGAAAGGGCTCTCCCTGTATGAAATCAACTGTACCATCACTGTACTGCACACGGCCATACTGATCACTGTACTGCACACGGCCATACTGATCACTGTACTGCACACGGCCATACTGATCACTGTACTGCACACGGCCATACTGATCACTGTACTGCACACGGCCATACTGATCACTGTACTGCACACGGCCATACTGATCACTGTACTGCACACGGCCATACTGATCATTGTGCAAACATTCGGCCATACTGTTCATTGCATAAACATTCGGCCATACTGTTCATTGTGTAAATATTCGGCCATACTGTTTGTTCATTGCGTAAATATTCGGCCATACTGTTTGTTCATTGCGTAAATATTCGGCCATACTGTTTGTTCATTACGTAAATATTCGGCCATACTGTTTGTTCATTGTGTAAATATTCGGCCATACTGTTTGTTCATTGCGTAAATATTCGGACATACTGTTTGTTCATTGTGTAAATATTCGGCCATACTGTTTGTTCATTGCGTAAATATTCGGCCATACTGTTTGTTCATTGTGTAAAAATGTGGCTATACcgtttgtttattgtgtaaaCATTTGGAATTTCTGTTCATTGCATCATTTGGCCATACAGTTCATTGCTTAAACATTTGGCCATACTGTTCATTGTGTAAACATTCAACCATATGGTGCAAATATTTACAGTGGAAAGCACCCTTTAAAAACCATTTATTTAAGACTTCTCAACTTTGAAGACCTTgtcttttcagattttctgttgttAGTCTCTGTTAATTTACCACCATATCAaccctccctcccttttcaaACCTAATTTTCTGAGATTCATGACAGCCCCCCAAaacgggttccactgtataacatCTGTTATACACTACAAGTGCTTATCTTCAACACTGTTTGtgcacaaaatcaaaatggGTAAACATCAGCCTTTAAATACAATTCTTTGTTCATTGGTCTCtaacagtaaaaacaaaaacagtgttATGTCGGAAGACCTCCCACATGTTAAAACTATCAGACGATTGAACTTCAGGGGTCAGAACAGTctgtcagataaaaaaaaaagtatgtgttAGTGACCACAGACCTaggcctgagaacaacactgcaCGATCATTACAACTTAAAATCCTATACGATCATTACAATCTAAAGGCATACATTGTAATATATTTGTATTCCATGCTCTTACTCTAGCTCATCAAGCTGGGCGCTGCCACCAGAAGATCCATCATCACCGTCAACAAATGCCTCGTCGACTTCATCCGCCCACAGACACTTCCTCACACGACTGCAGATACAAAATACCATGGTGCAAACAAACAGTGcaacaaaatataaacattGTGCAATGAAACAACtcaaaacaaaatataacaatGCTGCAAATAAAAAGAGCGCAAAAAAGTGACAAGTGTTAGCAGAACCGTAAATATCGGGAACTCCGGAATAGTAAAGATATTTGCACAACTGCTTTATAAAAAGGAATAGTGAATGATGAACTCTTTCATAAAATATTATTTCTGGTGCATGTGTTCCCAAACAAAGCTAAACAAGTTGAACAAAGTGTTAACATTTTGCGACATAACTGAACGTTCCGTTAAAAATGATTCTTGCAGAAAACTGAACGTgaccaagaaaagaaaagaaatttgCAAGTAACGTTGACATACCTGTCTTTATCTTCCTCAGTGTTCTGCACTTCCTGGGTTGATTGAGGAGAAGGTTGCACTCTCGTTTTGGGGCCACAAGAAAAGCTGTTGGCAGATAAAAGAGCTTACAATTGCAGGCAACATTCATCGATTTCTTTTCAATATCATCTATTTGGGCAGCGTGATCACAAACAGTAAAGTCAAGCTGGAGCCACACACATAAtactgcagtggaacccccccttttaagaccttcaaaaatctgagaaaatcaggtcttaaaaagggggtagtcttataatgggggtaaatttacagaggtcatgaacaCAAAGCCTGAGAAAACATGgtcaaagggagggagtcttagatttgggggtcttaaaaggggggttccactgtatttctcATTTGCAGTTGATGTAATATGTAGTACATCTTTCTGGCAACCTGCAAATTCTTCACAATAAATCAAAGTGGAACTTTTTACAGAAACTGTTGGTAACCATCCTTATGTAATCCCACTCTAATAATTATATTGTATACTTTATCAACTGAACTTTTCTGCATTCCACACTTCAAAGACACCTTCCTACTTACATATTGAAAGTCAAAAAAATCGGACACATACCTTTTAGCTCCTTTGTGTTCATCTTTTTGGCAACTGTGATTCTGAGATTGTGTCTGTTGCTTGGTACCCGAATGCCTTTGCGAAGATGACCTGTCCTTTGGTTCTGACCACCCGTTTTGGCGTCTGCAAGTAAGAGACACTCGGTGAGACCATTCACCATACATAATTGGGAAGAACGTCTAATGTTTACCCAACAAGCATCTGGTAGCTAGCAACATGCTGGTAGATGACCTGAGCTTCTTGAAAGATGAAATTGAGTGCCTGAGGACATAGCAGAGGACCCGCTGTAATTTGTAAACCCAAACTACCTACCTTTTAGCTGTTTCAAAGTTAACGAGCATCATGGCTACTTAATAAAGCAACTGCTGctggtgcatgcatgcatacacagTTCCATCCCTATGCAGGATGTGTATCAAGTTCTACATGCTTTTCCCCGGAGTCTGTAAATGAATATTGGACCGTATTTATGGTTGAGGAAATTAAATGCAGCAAGTGAGAGGAGTTGGACATCTCTCTCATAAAGCTGGGTAAGAAAGAAGATCACATCTATTAACCTCTTAGTATGCAACACTGACAAGGTTATGGGAACCAGTTCTGCTATCTTACATTGTTTAAGCCTTTCAAAATTCAGAACCTTCTTcctctgcgttcatgggctgaaactcccacatacacttcTGTTGTTTGCACAAGTGTTTTTTCCCCaactgtatgaccgtttttaccccgccatttaggtagcCATGCGAAGCTTTCcagggaagcatgctgggtattttcgtgtttctttaacccaccgaactctgacatggattacaggatcttttccgtgaaCACttcgtcttgtgcttgtgtgtacacacgaagggggataaggcacaagtagacctgggagattggaaaaatctccaccctttaaCCACCAGGATTCGAACTTACGACCTTCCAAGGAGGCCAACGTCTTCTTATCCTTAAAATTGTTACGAAGTTACAGACAGGAAAAAGACAGGTACGCTATTACCTTTCAGCAGGGTCACTGGAACGATCAGCACGAGACACACTTTTCCCACTGCTGTCCTGAGGAGACCCGCCAAGTCGGGTAACCAGGTTAGGAGCAAAGCTGTTCATAACAGAGAAcacaaaatatgtacagttacaTTAAATAGATTTcggagtggttttttttttaggtaaaataaaacaaatcgcgtaaggcggtaatacaacatttagtcaagctgtcgtactcacagaatgaaactgaacgcacagcATTTTTTGTCACCAAgactgtatactcgtagcatcgtcagtccaccgctcgtggcaaaggcagtgaaattgactagccagaatagcgcggtagtggttgcgctgagcagaataccacgcttttctgtatctctgttcttttcaactttctgagcttgtttttaattcaaatatatcatatctatatgtttttggaatcaggaaccgacatggaataagatgaaatcgaaaatttttaattgattaatatacttacccaattcacatatagcaatttacttcagtttagtgctagaacgctgaaAACTACGCTCCATCCTGGTAGggggggaagtaaccctaaaaatagaacagcctTGAAGGTCACATGACAACGCCAGGTCAAGGTTACCTCCCAACATGCATTGCGCATGCTTGTTCTCGCCGCCATCTTATTCATTCGCTCGAAGCGCCCTTTTATTTTTAGGGAATCTAAAGCGGGGTAGGCGGAAGGGACTTTACtatgtgaattgggtaagtataataatcaaatgaaaatttagtattaaaattttcgattaaattacatatcttatcccaattcacatatagcagattgctaattaaggtggtggggtGCTCACCTATGAGCTAGGCAACAATTGCCCTGCTGCTACCATCGCTGGTAGCGCCTTGGTACCGTCCTGTCGCGCACTGGAAATGTCGCGCAGGTAATAGTTGATAAAAACATCCTCCGATCTCCAGTAGGCAGAATGGAGGACCTCAGATAATCTTCCTGACCTTAGCACAGCTAAGGAGGATGCCCAGGATCTTGCCTCATGCGTCCTTGCTGACGTTAGAGGGAGAACTgactgcccctcccccccctctttctttttgagcCACCACTCATACGCTTGTTTGATTAGCGTTGAGACCCACTTAGCGAGAGTTACCTTAGATATGTCTTTGTCTCTAGCAGTGTTCAGAGATAAGAAAAGCAGCTTCTGCTGTTCAGCTCTGATAGGAGCCGTGCGAGACAGATAACTGCTAAGAGCTCGAACTGGGCAGTTAGACAAATCGGGGTCTCCTGGCGCCAGAATTTTGCTAAGAGGGAGAATTCTGATTATGGGAGAAACTTGACCAGGCTTCTGGTTTTTGGCTAGAAAATCCGGCCTAAAACGTAAAGAAATAGAGCCATCTTTTACAAAAGCTATGTCTCTAGCTAAGCCTGAGAGGGCATGAATTTCACTGCCTCTTCTTGCAGTGGTCAAAAGAACAAGCAAAAGTGTCTTATGTGTAAGATTAACTAAGCTTGCTGATTGCAACGGTTCAAAATCTTGCGATCTTAAGAATTCTAGAATAAGGAAGAGATCCCAAGCAGGAACTGGGGCTCTGATTCTAGCAAAACCGATCGACGCACCTTTTAGGACACTAGCGATAACACCGCTAAGGTTAATGTTGTGACCTAACTGCCTCAGCGTAGCCGAAATAGCAGAACGTCTAACTCGAAGAGACGAGGGGGAGCTGCCCTGAGCTGCTAACCAAGATAAGTGATTAGCTACCTGCATAGAACGCGGGGAGACAGAACTGACCTGATTCTCCGCGCACCATTTAACCCAAGCTGTTCAATGTGAAGCGTACACTGAGCTCGTCGAAGTCCTGTGCGCTTTTTGAACCAAATCCAGTGTCCCGTCCGAGGCACCCGACCGACGCAGGGATCTTCTCACAGTCTCCATGCGTGAAGGAGCAGGGACTGTGGTTCTCGTGCTGAAGTCCGGTGTGTGGTTGCAGTAATTCTCCCTTTTCCAGGTTAAGAGGAATGGGAGGACCTTCTGCTAAGCGGAGGAGATCAGGGAACCAATGCTGACTCGGCCACAATGGGGCGACTAGAATCAGGGATGGCCGTTCCAACTCTGCTTTCCTCAGCACTTTTCCGAGAAGTTGGAATGGTGGGAAAGCATAAGCTGTGAGTCCTGTCCAGTCGACTTCCAGTGCATTCACTTTCCAGGCTTCCGGGTCCGAAAACGGGGATATAAACACTGGTAGCCTCCTTGAGAACCGGGTTGCGAAAAGATCGACTAACGGTTTGCCCACCTGCGCCCAAAGCCGCTGGAGAGCGTGGTGGGTGATTGTCCACTCCGTGTGGAGTACCTTCGAGTATCGACTGAGCGAATCTGCCAAAACATTCAGTTTCCCCGGCAGATATTTTGCTGATAACATGATCTGATGCTGGTGACACCACTTCAGAATTTGGCATGCTTTGag
Encoded here:
- the LOC138982235 gene encoding transcriptional regulator ATRX homolog, coding for MVSLSDGHNFAKENEGLRTRRPCSEKEDSSFSLRSPLTRNPKEWEKPSPQNQRTRSGNRQRENFRPRNADERKPTLAHFAPNLVTRLGGSPQDSSGKSVSRADRSSDPAERRQNGWSEPKDRSSSQRHSGTKQQTQSQNHSCQKDEHKGAKSFSCGPKTRVQPSPQSTQEVQNTEEDKDSRVRKCLWADEVDEAFVDGDDGSSGGSAQLDELEESPFKPLTKQQLARRQKDVDYGKSTSGYSNYLEQIKKEERSKKCPQTPDKTASHSRRKWDSLVHKWRKDLHNFDNPCEDNSHASKDNTPNKESLRENGAEIRTPSPSKQSLPASIVSTPSDQGYATTPDSKANLSFEQTNGATLLPGEDVDHHFPPLTTAADANIPAKAVWVKSVEADKGERGSEKIENEDLHEFAEKLVITASEKADDEVEMQE